From the Acidimicrobiales bacterium genome, the window ACATGAAGCGAGATGACCGTCTCGGTGTCGACGCAGGCGCCGATGATCGGATCCCAGAAGTCGCGGTCCCAGAGATTGGGCAGTCCGATGGCGTGGGGGCGCTCCGGCAGCGTGACCGAGGTGAATCCCCGCGCCGCGTTGCGCCGGATCTCGGCCGCCGCCGCGACCGGATCGCCGAGGTAGGTGATGCCACCGGGGATCACCCGGTTCGGATGCGGCTCGTACCACTCGGTGAACAGCCAGTCGTTCCACGCCCGCACCGCGTCGAGTCCCACGGCCGCATCGCTCGCCTTCGCGAAGACCGTGCCGCAAAAGCCGGTGACCTGACTCGGGAAGTTGAGCATCGCCCAGATGCCACCGAGGTCCATGTCCTTGATCCGGGCCTCGACGTCGTAGCACCCCGGCCGCATGTGCTCGAACCGGAAGGGTTCGATCCGCACCGTTTCCGGTCGTCGGCCGGCGACCGCGTTCATTCCCATCTGCACATAGCGCGCACCGTCGAACTCCCAGAGCTGGTGCCCCCTGTCGTTCTCGACGAGCTGAGGCCCACGGTCCCGCAGCCCCGGCTGCATGTAGGTCTCGAACAGGTGCGGCGGCTCGACGACATGGTCGTCCACCGAGATCACGGTGTACCTGACCTCGGCGGGCGTCGGGTCGGGCAGGAAGAGATCGGGATCGAGCGTGGTCACCCGCTCATGGTGTCACGGGGGCATACCGCGCGGCGATCCGCTGCGCGGCCGCTCCGACGCGATCGCGCAGCGCCTGCGGCTCGAGTGCCTCGACCTCGTCGCCGAGCGACAGCAGGTCCGCCACCGTGGCATCGAGCGAGCCGAGGCGGAACGTCGCCTCGACCCAGCCGGCCGCATCGGGTGTCACCGCGCGGCGAACCCGCAGCGGCTGGAGTCGACCCAGCACCGCCGCGAGACGCCGGCCCTCCGGCGAGATGCGCACCGTCGCCCGGCGGTTGCGACCCGGACGCCGGTCCCCGTGCCAGGTCTCCGGCCCGGCGAGGTCGGCGGAGAAGCCGTCCAGCAGCTCGAATCCCCCGTTGCGCCCGCGAAACGCGACCACCGGAACGCCGGCGCCGGACAGCGACTCCAGGTCGCGCAACACGGTGCGCTCCGACACCTCGAGCTCCTCGGCCAGCGCTCGCGCGGTGCAGCGGCCCCGGCGCTGGAGCAGGAGCAGGAGGGAGACGAGTCGACCGGCGCGCACGGTGCATCGTCGCAGCTCTCGATGAATCATGACAACTGATGTCATGTTCACGTGCGTACGGTGCGCCCACACGCGAACATCGCATCGACCACAAGGAGCACACCCATGACCGCCGACGTCGAAGGCAATGGCACCCCCGACGACCCGTGGATCCTCACCACGCCACCCGGGAAGTCCGAGTTCGAGGCCTATCGAGATCACGAGTCGGATCCGCCCGCACTCGTGGTCGACGTCGGTTCCACCCAGCTCCGCTACCACCTGCGCTGCATCGACGACCTCCACGCGATGTTGACGACCCACGGCGACTGGATGCTGCTCGGCAACGCCGATGAACAAAAGGAGGCCAAACCAGGCACGGTCGAGGCCTGGGGTCGTTCCAACGACAACCCGGTCGGTGGTTGGTACGGCCTAAAGAAGGGCCTACGGGGCCGCTTCGCGAACTATGTCCCGCCGGTGCTCGAGGTTCTCGGGCTCGCCGAGGTCGAACACAACGCCCGCAACAACTCGATGCGGGCGATCTGACTCAGTCCAGTCGGTAGCGGAGATCAGAGAGGCGTTCGTCGCCGATGCGTTCATCCCTGCGGCCGCCATCGAGCCGCCACCCTCGCGCTTCGTAGAACCTGCGAGCCCGCTCGTTGCCCTCGAGTACCCAGAGGACGATCGGCGCAGTCTCCTCGACTCGCAACCGATCCACGCCGGCGTCGAGGAGCGCGGAGCCGACGCCTCGTCGCCATGCGCCCGGATCGAGGTAGATCGCCAACACCTCGGCGGCGTCCGCGGTGTCGGGCGAGCGACGGACTCCGACGAGGAACCCGACGATCTCGCGGTCGACCTCCGCAACGAGTCGAGGACCATCTCCGGGAACCGAGAGCCGTGCCGTCCACGTGGCGGTGCGCTCGGCAACATCGAGGCCGTCGAGCGTCGCCTGGTCCACGATTCCGGCGTACGCCGCCTGCCAGGATCGCACGTGAACCCGTGCCATCGAGGCGGCGTCGGAAACGGTGGGCTCTCTGATCGAGAAGTCCATCCATGCACGCTACGGTGCCGCTCATGAAGGTTCTCGTCATGGGCGGCACCAACTTCAACGGGCTCGCACTGGTCCACGAACTGGTCCGCCGGGGCCACGACGTCACCGTGCTCAACCGGGGCAGGAGCGAGGCCGACATCCCCGACTCGGTCCACCGCCTCGTCGCCGACCGCAGCGATCCCGATTCGGTCCGCGCCGTCCTCGAGGGCACCGAATGGGACGTCATCCAGGACGTCACCGCCTACCACCCCGACGAGGTCGAGCTCATGATCGAGCTCTTTCGCGACCGGGTGGGGCACTACGTCTTCGCGAGCTCGACCGTCACGTATGCGGCCACCGACCTCCTCCCGATCACCGAGACCCATCCCGACGACCGCACCGACGCCCAGAACGAATACGGCCTCCACAAGCTGCTGTGCGAGGACCGGCTGTGGGCCGCCCACGCCGACCACGGATTCCCGGCCACGAGCGTGCCGTTCTCGATGGTGTTCGGTCCCCACAACATGATCGCCGCACGTGAACAGGCGATGTTCCGCCGCCTCGTCGAGGGCCGACCGATCCTCGTCCCGGGCGACGGCACGACCCTGCTGCAGCTCGGCCACGTCGACGATCAGGCCCGTGCCCTCGAACAGATCATGGGCAAGGAGGTCACCTTCGGTCGGCGCTACAACCTGACCGGCCGGGAGTACGTCACCCGCAACGGCTATGTCGACGTGATCGCCGCGGCCGTCGGGGCCGATGCCCCCGACATCCGCCACATCCCTGCCGACCGGATGGACGCGCTCTGGCTGGGCGACATCCTCGTCGATCTCGGCGACCAGGGCGGGATGAGTCTCGCGGTCCGGTCCCGGGGCGGCGGCAACCCGGCGGTCAACCGGTCGACCGGACGCCAACGGTTCCAACTGAGCCAGCTCGTGCAACACCTGGCGCCCAACATCCACCACTGGAACCGGTCGACCGTCTTTTCGATCGACCGTCTGCGGACCGATGTGGGCTGGGAGCCGGTGCACACGTTCGCGTCGATGGTCGACGACACCTACCGCTGGTGGCGCGACGCCGGCCTCGCCGACCAGCCACACGACTGGACCTTCGAGGACAACCTGCTCGAGGTCATCTGACCCCGGTCGGGGCGCGGTCGTCGTAGGCCCGCCAGCCGCCGAGCGGCGTGATGTCGAGTGCCCCGTCGAGCGCCCGCGGCTCGGCGACGAAGCCCGTCACCTCCGACCCGTCGGCCAGCGTCACGGTTCCGAGCGCGAGCGGTGCGGGCACCATCTGCAGGAACCGGCCGAGGGCGGTCGGATCCAATCGCCAGACGTCGACCTCGATCGAGGACCCGCCGGCATCGTGGACCAGCGCCGGCTTCGGCGGGTCGCTGTCGGCCAGGGCCCAGAGCTTGTAGGTGGGGGCCGTGCTGGTGGTCCGATCCCACACCGCGCCGAGCCCGGCGAGCTGACCCTCCAGCGGCTCCCCGCGCATGTGAGCTCCGGCGACCACGAGCTCGACGAGCCCGTCATCGACGGGGCCGACCGGGCGGGCCACTCCGCGGATGTTCTCGGCGATCGACGCGACCACGGCGTCGTGCCACGCAGGCGCCGACAGCGTCACCCCGACCCCGGCACGGATCTCGCCGTCGAACTGCACCGGGATCGACACGGCGCAGAGATCGGCGAGGTTCGCGAAGGTCGTGAAGCGCCCGAGCGCCGAGTCGACCGCTTCGGGGTCACGTTCGACGTCCGCGAGGCTCGGCGCGACGGGCACGGTGGGCACGAGCAGGGCGTCCATCACGACGAACTGATCGGCGATACGGCGGACGAGCTCCATGCGGCGGTAGGCGCCCCGGTACGCGTCGACGGCATCGAACTTCGCTCCGCCGGCGATGAACGACGCGACCGTCGGGTCGAGATCGCTCGCGCCCCGGGCGAGAACGTCGCCGACCGCTGCGAGGCGTTCGGCCACCCACGGTCCGCCGTAGAGGAGGTCGCCGAGCGCGAAGAAGGGTTCGATGTCGACGGGCAGGATGCGAGCGCCGCCGTCGGCCAACCCGTCGATGGTCGCGAGATAGGCGGCAACGATGTCGGGGGTGCACCCGAGTTCGACCAGCTCGGCCTCGCCGACCACCCCGATGCGGGGGAAGCCCGGCACGAACGGACGCCGGTCGGGAGAGCGACGGGCGTAGGGGTCGGCCGGATCGAACGCCGAACAGTGGCTGACGACCTCCTGGGCGAGCCACACCTCGCGAGCGAACACCGACACCGCGTCGGCGCTGCGGACGGTCGGGACGACTCCGCGACACGAGATCCGCCCGAGCGTGGGTTTGACGCCGACGATGCCGCACATCGCCGCCGGCACGCGGCCCGACCCGGCCGTGTCGGTCCCGAGGGCGAAGTCCACCAGGCCGAGGGCGACCGCGACCGCCGAGCCCGAGCTCGAGCCGCCGGGTATGCGCGTCGGATCGATCGGGTTGCGAGGCGTTCCGAAGGGCGAGCGGGTCCCGACGAGGCCGCTGGCGAACTGGTCCATGTTGGTCTTGCCGACGGGGATCGCGCCCGCCCTGACCAGCTGCTGGACGACCGATGCCGACGCGGCCGGTTCGTAGGAGAAGCTCGGACAGGCGGCGGTGGTGGCGAGACCGACGACGTCGATGTTGTCCTTCACCGCGAAGACCCGACCGCGCAGTGGCACCATCGCGGGCGGACGGTCGTCGATCACGCGGGCCAACGACTCCAGACGGTCGGGCGACGCCACGGCGGTGAAGACGGCCGCGTCGTCGAGCGCCTCGTAGGCGACCCGGAACCGCGCGATGGCGTCTCTCGCGGTCACGTCATCCGCGGATCGTTGCGCACTCGTACGCCGCGGCTGCCGTCTTCCGACCGATATGCATCGGACGCAGGTTACGAACCGGTCGTTTCGGTCTCGTATCCGTCGGGTGAGCATCGGCTTGCACGGATCTGAACCCGACCCCGGCGACCGGCTCGTCAACGGGCGCGCGGGGGCGCGCGCGACCTAGGGTTTCCCATGGCCATCGACGGACTCGATCTCATTTCGTCTGCCCACTACGGCGAGGCGGGGCCGCCCCACGAACAATGGCGCAGCCTCCGCAGCCAACCGCTGACGTACTTCGAACCGGAGGGTTACGAGCCCTTCTGGGCAGTGACTCGCCACGCCGACATCACCGAGATCTCGAGCCGCCCTGACGACTTCTGCAACGGCAAGGGAATCGTGCTGCTGACCGAGGAGCAGGCCTACCGGCGCGACAACCCCGAGATCCCGATGGTCATGAAGACGATCATCGAGATGGACCCGCCCGACCACCGGATCTTCCGCAAGGTCGCGAGCGGCTACTTCACCCCACGAGGCATCGAGCGGCTCGACGAGATCGTCACCCAGTCGGCGCGAGCGGTCATCGATTCCCTCGGCACCGAGGGTGAAGCGGACTTCGTCGAGATGATCACCCAACAGCACCCGCTGCGGGTGCTGTCCACCATCCTCGGTATCGAGCCCGAACAGGAACAGCAGCTGCTCGAACTCACCGCCCAGCTGTTCGGCGGCGACGATCCCGAACTCCAGCGCGAGGGCGAGACCCGCCACGAGGCCAACCTCGCGTTGTTCATGGACTTCTTCACGATGTTCAACACCATCATCCAGGACCGCCGGGCCAACCCCCGCGACGACCTCGCGACGATGTTGGCCACAGCCACCCTCGAGAACGGCGAGCCCCTCGGCGACATGGAGACGCTCGGCTACTACCTGATCGTGTTCAACGCCGGCCACGACACCACCCGCCACTCCCTGACCGGCGCCTTCCAGGCCTTCCTCGACAACCCGGGAGAGCTGCAACGGCTCAAGGACGACCCGGGCCTCATGAAGTCCGCCGTCGAGGAGGTCGTCCGCTTCGCTGCGCCGGTGAACTACATGAAGCGCACGGCCACGCGTGATCTGATCTACGACGGCCACGAGATCAAGAAGGGCGACATGTTCGCCCTCTTCTACGCGTCGGCCAACCGCGATGCCGAGGTGTTCGACGACCCGGATCGGTTCGACATCGGGCGCAGCCCCAATCGCCATCTCGGGTTCGGCTGGGCCGAGCACTACTGCCTCGGCGCCCACCTCGCCCGGGCATCGATCGCGGCGCTGCTCGAACAACTCGCCACCCGTATGGAGTGGATGGAAGCCGCCGGCGACCCCGACTATGTCGCCTCCAGCTTCGTGGTCGGGCCGAAGCGCCTTCCGGTGCGCTACCGGATCTCGAATTAGCGGGGCGATGAACGACGGCCGCGCGTACCAAGAGCCCGACTACCGGGCCACTGCCGGAGAGTTCATCCGTCATGTCGCCCGCGAGTGGGGCGACCGAGACCTCGCCGTTCTCGGCGAGCGGCGGCTGACCTTCGCCGACGCCGACGCCCGGTCAGCGGCGCTCGCCAAGGCCTTGCTGGCCTCGGGGGTCAAGGCCGGCACACACGTCGGCCTGCTCGCACCCAACGGTCCCGATTGGATCGTCGCATGGCTCGCCGCTACCCGCATCGGCGCGGTCGTGCCGCTCCTCAACACGTACTACAAGCCTCGCGAGCTGACGTGGGTCCTGGCCCACAGCGAAGTGCAGGTGCTGTTCACGGTCGACCACCATCTCGGCCACGACTACGCCGAACGACTCGAATCGATCGCCCCCGGCCTCGCCGACCAGGCGCCGGGCGCGATCCGCGTCGAGAGCCATCCCGCACTGCGCACCGTGTGGATGTGGGGCGACGACATCCCTTCGTGGGCCGGCTCGGTCGACGACCTGCTCGTCAGAGCCGATGCCGTGACCGACGCCAGGCTCTTCGAGGCCGAGGCGAGCGTCCGGCCCCACGACGCGATGCTCGTGATCTACACGTCGGGAAGCACGGCCGAGCCGAAGGGGGTCATCCACTCCCACGGCGGCGTGATCCGCCACCCGTACAACCTGCTTCCCTTCCGCGACCTCGAACCCGGCGACGTCTGCTACACCCCCATGCCCCTCTTCTGGGTCGGCGGGCTCACCTACACCCTCCTGAGCTGCATGCACGCCGGCGCCACGGTGGTCTTCGAAGAGCAGTTCGAACCGGGAGCCACCCTCGACCTGATCGAGCGGGAACGCGTCACCCACGTCATCGGCTGGCCCCACATGGCGAAGGCGCTCACGGAGCATCCGTCGTTCCCCGACCGCGACCTCTCGTCGGTCCGGGGCGGGTCGCTCGATGCGCTCCTTCCCCCGCATCTGCGGGTCGGCGATCCCGAACTGCGAGCCAACTCACTGGGCATGACCGAATCGCTCGGACCCCACTCGATCGAGATGATCGGCAGCGAACTCCCACGTGACAAGCGCGGCTCGTTCGGCCGCTCGGTCCCGGGGGTCGAGCACCGGATCGTCGATCCGATCTCCGGGAAGAACCAGCCGCCGGGCGAGATGGGCGAGATCTGGATCAAGGGCTACTCGCTGATGCTCGGCCACCTGAAGAAGAGCCGCAGTGAGGTCTTCACCAAAGACGGCTGGTTCCGAACCGGCGACGCCGGGTATCTCGACGCCGACGGCCACCTCTATTTCAAGGGGCGGATGGGCGACCAGATCAAATCGTCGGGGATGAACATCACCCCGCGCGAGGTCGAGCTCGTCATCGAAGAACAGCCCGAGGTCATGCACGCCTTCGTGATGGGCGTCCCCCACGCAGAGCGGGGGGAGGACGTCGCGGCGGCGATCGTCTTCCGACCCGGCCACTCGGCCGACCCCGCCGACATCCAGGCCCGCCTCAAGCAGGAGATGTCGAGCTACAAGGTGCCGC encodes:
- a CDS encoding amidohydrolase family protein, with translation MTTLDPDLFLPDPTPAEVRYTVISVDDHVVEPPHLFETYMQPGLRDRGPQLVENDRGHQLWEFDGARYVQMGMNAVAGRRPETVRIEPFRFEHMRPGCYDVEARIKDMDLGGIWAMLNFPSQVTGFCGTVFAKASDAAVGLDAVRAWNDWLFTEWYEPHPNRVIPGGITYLGDPVAAAAEIRRNAARGFTSVTLPERPHAIGLPNLWDRDFWDPIIGACVDTETVISLHVGSSGLHEIPAGAPAIQLGATMFGQLSLGACAEWLWSEYPLQHPTLKIAMSEGGIGWVAMLIDRLDNIVDRSGYGLGWAERPADVLRRNFWFCTLDDPSTIRTRDVIGVENICLETDYPHGDSTWPDTQQVIHDVWGDLPVEELRMICSENAAKLYRHPLPEVVLPAR
- a CDS encoding WYL domain-containing protein; translation: MRAGRLVSLLLLLQRRGRCTARALAEELEVSERTVLRDLESLSGAGVPVVAFRGRNGGFELLDGFSADLAGPETWHGDRRPGRNRRATVRISPEGRRLAAVLGRLQPLRVRRAVTPDAAGWVEATFRLGSLDATVADLLSLGDEVEALEPQALRDRVGAAAQRIAARYAPVTP
- a CDS encoding GNAT family N-acetyltransferase, which produces MDFSIREPTVSDAASMARVHVRSWQAAYAGIVDQATLDGLDVAERTATWTARLSVPGDGPRLVAEVDREIVGFLVGVRRSPDTADAAEVLAIYLDPGAWRRGVGSALLDAGVDRLRVEETAPIVLWVLEGNERARRFYEARGWRLDGGRRDERIGDERLSDLRYRLD
- a CDS encoding NAD-dependent epimerase/dehydratase family protein — translated: MKVLVMGGTNFNGLALVHELVRRGHDVTVLNRGRSEADIPDSVHRLVADRSDPDSVRAVLEGTEWDVIQDVTAYHPDEVELMIELFRDRVGHYVFASSTVTYAATDLLPITETHPDDRTDAQNEYGLHKLLCEDRLWAAHADHGFPATSVPFSMVFGPHNMIAAREQAMFRRLVEGRPILVPGDGTTLLQLGHVDDQARALEQIMGKEVTFGRRYNLTGREYVTRNGYVDVIAAAVGADAPDIRHIPADRMDALWLGDILVDLGDQGGMSLAVRSRGGGNPAVNRSTGRQRFQLSQLVQHLAPNIHHWNRSTVFSIDRLRTDVGWEPVHTFASMVDDTYRWWRDAGLADQPHDWTFEDNLLEVI
- the atzF gene encoding allophanate hydrolase, whose protein sequence is MLTRRIRDRNDRFVTCVRCISVGRRQPRRTSAQRSADDVTARDAIARFRVAYEALDDAAVFTAVASPDRLESLARVIDDRPPAMVPLRGRVFAVKDNIDVVGLATTAACPSFSYEPAASASVVQQLVRAGAIPVGKTNMDQFASGLVGTRSPFGTPRNPIDPTRIPGGSSSGSAVAVALGLVDFALGTDTAGSGRVPAAMCGIVGVKPTLGRISCRGVVPTVRSADAVSVFAREVWLAQEVVSHCSAFDPADPYARRSPDRRPFVPGFPRIGVVGEAELVELGCTPDIVAAYLATIDGLADGGARILPVDIEPFFALGDLLYGGPWVAERLAAVGDVLARGASDLDPTVASFIAGGAKFDAVDAYRGAYRRMELVRRIADQFVVMDALLVPTVPVAPSLADVERDPEAVDSALGRFTTFANLADLCAVSIPVQFDGEIRAGVGVTLSAPAWHDAVVASIAENIRGVARPVGPVDDGLVELVVAGAHMRGEPLEGQLAGLGAVWDRTTSTAPTYKLWALADSDPPKPALVHDAGGSSIEVDVWRLDPTALGRFLQMVPAPLALGTVTLADGSEVTGFVAEPRALDGALDITPLGGWRAYDDRAPTGVR
- a CDS encoding cytochrome P450, coding for MAIDGLDLISSAHYGEAGPPHEQWRSLRSQPLTYFEPEGYEPFWAVTRHADITEISSRPDDFCNGKGIVLLTEEQAYRRDNPEIPMVMKTIIEMDPPDHRIFRKVASGYFTPRGIERLDEIVTQSARAVIDSLGTEGEADFVEMITQQHPLRVLSTILGIEPEQEQQLLELTAQLFGGDDPELQREGETRHEANLALFMDFFTMFNTIIQDRRANPRDDLATMLATATLENGEPLGDMETLGYYLIVFNAGHDTTRHSLTGAFQAFLDNPGELQRLKDDPGLMKSAVEEVVRFAAPVNYMKRTATRDLIYDGHEIKKGDMFALFYASANRDAEVFDDPDRFDIGRSPNRHLGFGWAEHYCLGAHLARASIAALLEQLATRMEWMEAAGDPDYVASSFVVGPKRLPVRYRISN
- a CDS encoding class I adenylate-forming enzyme family protein, coding for MNDGRAYQEPDYRATAGEFIRHVAREWGDRDLAVLGERRLTFADADARSAALAKALLASGVKAGTHVGLLAPNGPDWIVAWLAATRIGAVVPLLNTYYKPRELTWVLAHSEVQVLFTVDHHLGHDYAERLESIAPGLADQAPGAIRVESHPALRTVWMWGDDIPSWAGSVDDLLVRADAVTDARLFEAEASVRPHDAMLVIYTSGSTAEPKGVIHSHGGVIRHPYNLLPFRDLEPGDVCYTPMPLFWVGGLTYTLLSCMHAGATVVFEEQFEPGATLDLIERERVTHVIGWPHMAKALTEHPSFPDRDLSSVRGGSLDALLPPHLRVGDPELRANSLGMTESLGPHSIEMIGSELPRDKRGSFGRSVPGVEHRIVDPISGKNQPPGEMGEIWIKGYSLMLGHLKKSRSEVFTKDGWFRTGDAGYLDADGHLYFKGRMGDQIKSSGMNITPREVELVIEEQPEVMHAFVMGVPHAERGEDVAAAIVFRPGHSADPADIQARLKQEMSSYKVPRHIATYASPDELPWLDSGKIDRRALQDSLIARFGSD